One region of Gammaproteobacteria bacterium genomic DNA includes:
- the ccoN gene encoding cytochrome-c oxidase, cbb3-type subunit I gives MAHGAVAGTQQYNYAVIRKFAIMTLVWGVLGMAAGLYAALELAYPALNLGIAEITFGRLRPVHTTLVLFGFGGSALFATSYYVVQRTCQARLFSDGLSNFTFWGWQAAVALGAVSYMLGHTQSREYAEFEWPIDLLITAVWVTYFWVYAQTLRRRSQPHIYVANWFYMAFILATAILHIFNNLAVPVGLFTMKSYSLFSGVQDAMTQWWYGHNAVGFFLTAAFLGMMYYFVPKQAGRPVYSYRLSIIHFWALIFLYMWVGAHHLHWTALPDWTSTLAATFSIMLLLPSWGGMINGIMTLSGAWNKLRTDPIMLFLITSLSFYGMSTFEGPLLSLKSVNALSHYTDWTVGHVHSGALGWVALVTFGSLYHMVPRLYDTKLYSQRLVYIHFYLATIGIVLYITALWVAGIGQGLLLRAFDDFGSLAYTFIETVTFLHKPYVVRALGGGFFIAGMLVMTYNLGMTIRRAKQEAGAIEAKLATKLAQA, from the coding sequence ATGGCTCACGGTGCAGTCGCTGGTACGCAACAATACAACTATGCGGTGATCCGCAAGTTCGCAATCATGACGCTGGTCTGGGGTGTGCTGGGTATGGCGGCGGGACTCTACGCCGCGCTCGAGTTGGCCTATCCCGCGCTGAATCTGGGTATCGCGGAGATCACCTTCGGACGCCTGCGACCGGTGCACACCACCCTGGTGCTGTTCGGCTTCGGCGGCAGCGCCCTGTTCGCCACCTCCTATTATGTGGTGCAGCGCACCTGCCAGGCGCGCCTGTTCAGTGATGGGCTGTCCAACTTCACCTTCTGGGGCTGGCAGGCGGCCGTCGCCCTGGGCGCGGTGAGCTACATGCTCGGTCACACCCAGTCCCGGGAATACGCCGAGTTCGAGTGGCCGATCGACCTGCTCATCACCGCCGTGTGGGTCACCTACTTCTGGGTCTATGCTCAGACCCTGCGGCGCCGTTCCCAGCCGCACATCTATGTCGCCAACTGGTTCTATATGGCCTTCATCCTGGCGACGGCCATTCTGCATATCTTCAACAACCTGGCCGTGCCGGTCGGGCTGTTCACCATGAAGTCCTACTCCCTGTTCTCGGGCGTGCAGGACGCCATGACCCAGTGGTGGTACGGCCATAACGCCGTGGGCTTCTTCCTGACTGCGGCCTTCCTCGGCATGATGTATTACTTCGTGCCCAAGCAGGCGGGCCGTCCGGTGTATTCCTACCGCCTGTCCATCATCCACTTCTGGGCGTTGATCTTCCTGTACATGTGGGTGGGTGCGCACCACCTGCACTGGACGGCGCTGCCGGACTGGACCTCCACCCTGGCCGCGACCTTCTCCATCATGCTGCTGCTGCCGTCCTGGGGCGGCATGATCAATGGCATCATGACGCTGTCGGGTGCCTGGAACAAACTGCGCACCGACCCGATCATGCTGTTTTTGATCACATCACTGTCGTTCTACGGCATGTCGACCTTCGAAGGCCCGCTGTTGTCGCTGAAGAGCGTGAATGCCCTGTCGCACTACACCGACTGGACGGTTGGTCATGTGCATTCCGGCGCACTGGGCTGGGTGGCGCTGGTGACCTTCGGCTCGCTGTACCATATGGTTCCCCGCCTGTACGACACCAAGTTGTACAGTCAGCGGCTGGTATACATACACTTCTACCTCGCCACCATCGGCATCGTGCTCTACATCACCGCCCTGTGGGTGGCCGGCATCGGCCAGGGACTGCTGTTGCGCGCCTTCGATGATTTCGGCTCGCTGGCCTACACCTTCATCGAGACCGTGACCTTCCTGCATAAGCCGTATGTCGTACGCGCACTGGGCGGCGGCTTCTTTATCGCCGGCATGCTGGTGATGACCTACAACCTCGGCATGACCATTCGTCGAGCCAAACAGGAGGCCGGCGCGATCGAGGCCAAACTGGCGACCAAGCTGGCCCAGGCGTAA